From one Pseudomonas sp. MYb118 genomic stretch:
- a CDS encoding AAA domain-containing protein, with protein MASIQVDGEDKTARISDWTIRWSEKYEALELTCHFSSSKKYTRPLSNCRVSPSRELSNVLLTKPGSTIVKPIEKAVIYGERYAVVHYPGGTRPYVHKMDGIVFTAPTPIKDTPVFGYFTTVASARHAQAQSKDDSEIARNVVTQLGKLPAIASTALQAYCTGRNDTLAPGQGLIYPFGVNESQYQAVERAFSAQISVIEGPPGTGKTQTILNILANILLRGQTVAVLSNNNAAVTNVYEKLEKCGLGYLVAKLGNKENREAFFVNLPAWPSSAPRPAPSLEEIQGLLARLKQHLQDHNRAAQLQIELDELIIERRYLQQWQAENAVRATGSLDKYGLTPRKTADLMAYLAHLGEQRVKLNDRIELLFKFRVFRTKPFAEGEARMAAFHALQMHYYDKSLLNKEAELQACRESLARANFTALLKELTTALMHHLKQHLQGQEPPRGSFDVKTYRGDFDAFIRRFPILGSGTHSIVNSIAPGAILDYVIIDEASLQDIVPGILPLGCAKNLIVVGDNRQLPHIPVKLGLQAPVEAYDCERYSLLDSCIAVFQDALPRTLLKEHYRCHPRIIQFCNQQFYDNALVPMTVDKGEEPLRLVVTAKGNHARKNTNLRELDSLLKVLEDEGQPVAVDGEGRGYIAPFRAQVSLSDKHLPTDFVNDTVHKFQGRECDEIVFSTVLDKKRYNQTQGRLDFVDDPRMINVAVSRAKHRFTLVTGDEVFTENNGHIAALIRYISYYAQDEQIVRAPVVSAFDLLYREYDQSLERLNARLRPEDSRYKSEQIVAQLLREALSAPACQALTYHTQIQLDQLASTNNPEWTQTQRAFMTRASCDFVIYFKVGKTPIGVIEVDGGYHDHPVQAARDAIKNEILAASDLPILRLRTVESDLERRIGEFLAQWARPAPSA; from the coding sequence ATGGCTTCGATTCAGGTGGATGGTGAGGACAAGACCGCAAGGATCAGCGACTGGACGATTCGCTGGAGCGAAAAGTACGAAGCACTGGAGCTGACGTGTCATTTCTCCTCGAGTAAAAAATACACCCGCCCGCTCAGTAACTGCCGAGTATCACCTTCCCGTGAATTGAGCAATGTGCTGCTGACCAAACCTGGCAGCACGATCGTGAAACCAATCGAAAAAGCGGTGATCTACGGCGAGCGATATGCCGTGGTGCACTATCCGGGCGGCACCAGGCCCTACGTCCACAAGATGGACGGCATCGTCTTCACCGCCCCTACCCCGATCAAGGATACGCCGGTCTTCGGTTATTTCACTACGGTTGCAAGTGCTCGACACGCTCAAGCGCAGTCGAAGGATGATAGTGAGATAGCCAGAAATGTCGTGACTCAGCTTGGAAAACTGCCCGCCATCGCCAGCACTGCCTTGCAAGCCTATTGCACCGGGCGCAACGACACGCTCGCTCCAGGTCAGGGGCTCATTTATCCGTTCGGGGTGAACGAAAGCCAGTACCAGGCAGTCGAGCGGGCATTCAGCGCGCAAATCAGCGTGATCGAGGGGCCACCGGGAACCGGCAAGACCCAGACCATCCTCAACATTCTCGCCAATATCCTGTTGCGCGGGCAGACGGTGGCGGTGCTGTCCAACAACAATGCGGCTGTAACAAACGTCTACGAAAAGCTGGAGAAATGCGGCCTGGGCTACCTTGTAGCCAAGCTTGGCAACAAGGAAAACCGCGAAGCCTTCTTCGTCAACCTGCCTGCATGGCCCTCCAGCGCGCCCCGGCCGGCACCTTCCCTGGAAGAGATCCAGGGCTTGCTGGCTCGCTTGAAGCAGCACTTGCAAGACCACAATCGGGCGGCACAACTGCAGATCGAACTGGACGAGTTGATCATCGAGCGGCGCTACCTGCAGCAATGGCAGGCAGAAAATGCTGTACGGGCCACAGGCTCGTTGGACAAGTACGGGCTGACCCCACGCAAGACTGCCGACCTCATGGCCTACCTGGCGCACTTGGGCGAGCAGCGCGTGAAGCTCAATGACCGTATAGAGTTGTTGTTCAAATTCAGAGTCTTTCGCACCAAGCCGTTCGCCGAGGGCGAGGCGCGCATGGCCGCATTCCATGCCCTGCAGATGCATTACTACGATAAGTCGCTGCTGAATAAGGAAGCCGAGTTGCAGGCGTGTCGTGAATCATTGGCGCGCGCAAATTTCACGGCCTTGCTCAAAGAGCTGACAACCGCATTGATGCACCATCTGAAGCAGCATCTGCAAGGCCAGGAACCGCCGCGAGGCAGCTTCGATGTCAAAACCTACCGTGGAGACTTTGATGCCTTCATTCGGCGTTTCCCGATTCTGGGCAGCGGCACACACTCCATCGTCAACTCGATCGCTCCTGGGGCGATCCTCGACTACGTAATCATCGATGAAGCTTCCTTGCAGGACATCGTGCCGGGCATCCTGCCGCTGGGCTGTGCCAAGAACCTGATCGTCGTCGGCGACAACCGCCAGTTGCCGCACATCCCTGTGAAACTGGGGCTGCAGGCGCCGGTCGAGGCCTACGATTGCGAGCGCTACAGCCTGCTGGATTCGTGCATTGCCGTGTTCCAGGACGCATTGCCAAGGACGCTGCTGAAGGAGCATTACCGCTGCCACCCCAGGATCATCCAGTTCTGCAACCAGCAGTTCTATGACAACGCACTGGTGCCGATGACTGTGGACAAGGGCGAGGAGCCCCTGCGCCTGGTGGTAACCGCCAAGGGCAACCACGCACGCAAGAACACCAACCTCCGGGAGCTGGACTCCTTGCTGAAGGTGCTCGAAGACGAGGGACAGCCCGTCGCAGTGGACGGTGAAGGCCGTGGTTACATCGCCCCTTTCCGGGCACAGGTCAGCCTCTCCGACAAGCACCTGCCTACGGACTTCGTCAATGACACTGTCCACAAGTTCCAGGGGCGCGAGTGCGACGAGATCGTCTTTTCTACCGTGCTGGACAAGAAGCGCTACAACCAGACGCAAGGGCGCCTGGATTTCGTCGACGACCCGCGCATGATCAACGTGGCAGTGTCGCGTGCCAAACATCGCTTCACCCTGGTGACCGGTGACGAGGTGTTCACCGAGAACAATGGCCACATCGCTGCGCTGATCCGCTATATCAGCTATTACGCGCAGGACGAACAGATCGTGCGTGCGCCAGTGGTGTCGGCATTCGACTTGTTGTACCGCGAGTACGACCAGTCCCTGGAACGCCTTAACGCCCGTCTGCGACCAGAGGACTCACGCTACAAGTCCGAGCAGATCGTGGCGCAGTTACTGCGCGAAGCGCTGTCGGCCCCGGCGTGCCAGGCGTTGACGTACCACACCCAGATCCAGCTGGATCAGCTTGCATCGACGAATAACCCCGAGTGGACGCAAACCCAGCGAGCGTTCATGACGCGCGCCAGTTGCGACTTCGTGATTTATTTCAAAGTAGGCAAGACCCCGATAGGAGTGATCGAGGTCGATGGTGGGTATCACGACCACCCCGTGCAGGCCGCTCGGGACGCCATCAAGAATGAGATTCTGGCTGCCAGTGACCTTCCCATTCTACGGCTACGGACGGTGGAGAGTGATCTTGAGCGCAGAATTGGCGAGTTTCTGGCGCAGTGGGCCAGGCCTGCTCCGAGCGCATAG
- a CDS encoding Bax inhibitor-1/YccA family protein, translating to MREQDYAVHNSVQAEQLEVSRVLRNTYGLLALTLAFSGVMAFVAQQMRVGYPNIFVVLIGFYGLFFLTNKLRDSAWGLVSAFALTGFMGFILGPILNRYLGMQGGAEVVSSAFAMTALVFGGLSAYVLISRKDMSFLSGFITAGFFVLLGAVVASFFFQISGLQLAISAGFVLFSSVCILFQTSAIIHGGERNYIMATISLYVSIYNLFISLLQIFGIMSRDD from the coding sequence ATGCGCGAACAGGATTACGCAGTTCACAACAGCGTGCAGGCTGAGCAGCTAGAGGTTAGCCGCGTCCTGCGCAACACTTACGGCTTGCTGGCGTTGACCCTCGCTTTCAGCGGTGTGATGGCGTTTGTCGCCCAGCAGATGCGTGTTGGCTACCCGAACATCTTCGTGGTGCTGATCGGCTTCTACGGCCTTTTCTTCCTCACCAACAAACTCCGTGATTCCGCGTGGGGCCTGGTGTCGGCTTTTGCCCTGACCGGTTTCATGGGTTTCATCCTCGGCCCGATCCTCAACCGCTATCTGGGCATGCAGGGCGGCGCGGAAGTGGTCAGCTCGGCGTTTGCCATGACGGCGCTGGTGTTCGGTGGTCTGTCGGCTTACGTGCTGATCAGCCGCAAGGACATGAGCTTCCTCAGTGGTTTCATCACTGCCGGTTTCTTCGTGTTGCTGGGCGCTGTGGTCGCGAGCTTCTTCTTCCAGATCAGCGGTCTGCAACTGGCGATCAGCGCAGGTTTCGTGCTGTTCTCGTCGGTCTGCATCTTGTTCCAGACCAGCGCCATCATCCACGGTGGTGAGCGTAACTACATCATGGCGACCATCAGCCTGTATGTTTCGATCTACAACCTGTTCATCAGCCTGTTGCAGATCTTCGGCATCATGAGCCGCGACGATTAA
- a CDS encoding Lrp/AsnC family transcriptional regulator: MTDDIDQVLIAALMEDSRRSLKALANLSGLSSPSVAERLRRLEERGVLKGYTVEIDPKCFGYQLQAIVRIRPLPGQLHEVERQIQAIPEFTECDKVTGDDCFIARLHVRSMEQLDTLLDRLNSHAETNTAIVKKTPVKRRLPPMA; encoded by the coding sequence ATGACTGACGACATCGACCAGGTGCTGATCGCCGCCCTGATGGAAGACTCGCGACGCTCGCTCAAGGCCCTGGCGAACCTCAGCGGCCTGTCTTCGCCCAGCGTCGCCGAGCGTTTACGCCGCCTGGAAGAGCGCGGTGTGCTCAAGGGCTACACCGTCGAGATCGACCCCAAATGCTTTGGTTATCAGCTCCAGGCCATCGTGCGCATCCGCCCCCTGCCCGGCCAGTTGCATGAGGTGGAGCGGCAGATCCAGGCGATCCCGGAATTCACCGAGTGCGACAAGGTCACCGGCGACGACTGCTTCATCGCCCGCCTGCACGTGCGCTCGATGGAGCAGCTGGACACCCTGCTCGACCGCCTCAACAGCCACGCCGAAACAAACACCGCCATCGTCAAGAAAACCCCGGTCAAACGCCGCCTGCCGCCGATGGCGTGA
- a CDS encoding DMT family transporter: MDKNIRRGSFEMTAAMLISGTIGWFVLVSGQPVLDVVFWRCLFGAGTLLLICAAFGFLRPGILTRTTFLLAVLSGVAIVGNWVLLFASYSRASIAIGTAVYNVQPFMLVGLAALFLNEKITLQKLFWLGVSFLGMLAIVSAHGEQGEAGSDYLVGIALALGAAFLYAIAALIIKRLTGTPPHLIALVQVSTGVLLLAPFAHFSALPQAPSAWASLVTLGIVHTGVMYVLLYGAIQKLPTALTGALSFIYPIAAIFVDWFAFGHRLQVLQWIGVAAILLAAAGMQQGWSLRFRRTVTP; the protein is encoded by the coding sequence ATGGACAAGAACATACGCCGCGGATCCTTTGAAATGACCGCCGCCATGCTGATTTCCGGGACTATCGGCTGGTTCGTGCTGGTGTCCGGGCAACCGGTGCTGGATGTGGTGTTCTGGCGTTGCCTGTTCGGTGCCGGCACCTTGTTGCTGATCTGCGCCGCGTTCGGCTTCCTGCGCCCGGGCATCCTGACCCGCACCACGTTCCTGCTGGCGGTGCTCAGTGGCGTGGCGATTGTCGGTAACTGGGTGCTGTTGTTCGCGTCTTACTCGCGGGCCTCGATTGCCATCGGGACTGCGGTGTACAACGTCCAGCCGTTCATGCTGGTGGGGTTGGCGGCGCTGTTTCTCAACGAAAAGATCACCCTGCAGAAGCTTTTCTGGTTGGGCGTCTCGTTTCTCGGCATGCTGGCGATCGTCAGCGCCCATGGCGAGCAGGGCGAGGCCGGCAGTGACTACCTGGTGGGCATTGCCCTGGCGCTGGGGGCGGCGTTTCTGTATGCGATTGCTGCGCTGATCATCAAGCGCCTGACCGGCACGCCACCGCACCTGATCGCGTTGGTCCAGGTCAGCACCGGCGTGTTGCTGCTGGCGCCTTTCGCGCATTTCTCCGCGTTGCCCCAAGCACCGAGTGCGTGGGCGAGCCTGGTGACCCTCGGCATCGTGCACACCGGCGTGATGTATGTGCTGCTGTACGGCGCGATCCAGAAACTGCCGACCGCACTGACCGGTGCGCTGTCGTTCATCTACCCGATTGCGGCGATCTTCGTCGACTGGTTTGCCTTTGGCCATCGCCTGCAAGTGCTGCAATGGATCGGTGTCGCGGCGATTCTGCTGGCGGCGGCCGGCATGCAACAGGGCTGGAGCCTCAGGTTTCGCCGCACCGTCACGCCGTAA
- a CDS encoding FUSC family protein produces the protein MLDPYRRYRHAKLIHAVRVSLGLLATILLTTGINLPHGEWASVTMLVVIGGLQHHGNIGKKAAERAIGTLLGASIGLLLVVQQAWLGMPWLTYFAMAVICGFFSYHAIGKGGYTALLAGITVFIVAGHGDNPVSDGLWRGVDILIGIGLALAFSFALPLYAVYSWRYNLADALRDCAAIYGRIINGQPVNADEYVKLMNRLNTVMVQLRSLMPSVSKEVKISMTELDAIQRHLRMCVSTLEILGNTRPDANDPDAMAHLQSALKAEHRQIRVQLVGMARALKSGDFQRLNRPVEPPAVASLDTPVYHPLDGYRLLIRQMANNIGEMRQRLAKTAPRWSI, from the coding sequence CTGCTGGACCCGTACCGGCGCTACCGCCATGCCAAACTGATTCACGCGGTGCGTGTGTCGCTGGGGTTGCTGGCGACGATCCTGCTGACCACCGGCATCAACCTGCCCCATGGCGAGTGGGCGTCGGTGACCATGTTGGTGGTGATCGGCGGCTTGCAACACCATGGCAACATCGGCAAGAAGGCCGCCGAACGCGCCATCGGCACCCTGCTCGGCGCCAGCATCGGCCTGCTGCTGGTGGTGCAACAGGCCTGGCTCGGGATGCCGTGGCTGACCTACTTCGCGATGGCGGTGATCTGCGGCTTTTTCTCCTACCACGCCATTGGCAAGGGCGGTTACACCGCGCTGCTGGCGGGCATTACCGTGTTCATCGTCGCCGGGCATGGTGATAACCCGGTGTCCGATGGCTTGTGGCGCGGCGTCGACATCCTGATCGGCATTGGCCTGGCCTTGGCATTCTCTTTCGCCCTGCCCCTGTACGCGGTTTATTCCTGGCGCTACAACCTGGCCGACGCCCTGCGTGATTGCGCCGCCATCTATGGGCGCATCATCAATGGCCAACCGGTCAACGCCGACGAGTATGTGAAGTTGATGAATCGGCTGAACACGGTGATGGTGCAACTGCGCTCGCTGATGCCGTCGGTGTCCAAGGAAGTGAAGATTTCCATGACCGAACTCGACGCCATCCAGCGCCATCTGCGCATGTGCGTCAGCACCCTGGAAATCCTCGGCAACACCCGCCCCGACGCCAACGATCCAGATGCCATGGCGCACCTGCAATCGGCCCTGAAAGCCGAACATCGGCAGATTCGCGTGCAACTGGTGGGCATGGCGCGGGCGCTGAAATCCGGGGACTTTCAGCGCCTCAACCGTCCCGTTGAACCGCCCGCTGTGGCGAGCCTGGATACGCCGGTTTACCACCCCTTGGACGGTTATCGCCTGTTGATCCGGCAGATGGCCAACAACATCGGCGAAATGCGCCAGCGCCTGGCCAAGACCGCCCCACGCTGGAGCATCTGA
- a CDS encoding NADP-dependent glyceraldehyde-3-phosphate dehydrogenase, whose translation MTTEHILGNLFPDSSDIPEKYRLDGRTEQREYLVDGQLKTWSGPLAQVRSPVYLTGENGDEQVILGSTPLLDADTALTALDAAVRAYDRGQGLWPTMRVAERIQHVETFLARMRQQRDAVVKLLMWEIGKNLKDSEKEFDRTCDYIVDTINALKELDRRSSRFELEQDTLGQIRRVPLGVALCMGPYNYPLNETFTTLIPALIMGNTVVFKPAKLGVLLIRPLLEAFRDSFPAGVINVIYGSGRETVSALMASGKIDIFAFIGTNKAASDLKKLHPKPHRLRAALGLDAKNPGIVLPEVDLDNAVSEAVTGSLSFNGQRCTALKILFVHEDVVEAFIEKFNAKLATLKPGMPWESGVALTPLPESSKVDYLHGLVADAVEKGARVVNPNGGEARASFFYPAVLYPVTPQMRVYQEEQFGPVVPIVAYKHLDTVIDYVLESDFGQQLSIFGTNPVAVGRLVDTFANQVGRINLNAQCQRGPDTYPFNGRKNSAEGTLSVHDALRVFSIRTLVATKFQENNKELVSDIISGRNSSFLTTDYIF comes from the coding sequence ATGACCACTGAACATATTCTTGGCAACCTGTTTCCCGACTCCAGCGACATCCCGGAAAAATACCGCCTCGACGGCCGCACCGAGCAGCGCGAATACCTGGTCGATGGCCAGCTGAAAACCTGGTCCGGGCCCCTCGCCCAGGTGCGCAGCCCGGTTTATCTGACCGGCGAGAACGGCGACGAGCAGGTGATTCTCGGCAGCACCCCGCTGCTCGATGCCGACACCGCCCTCACTGCCCTCGACGCCGCCGTGCGCGCCTATGACCGTGGCCAGGGCCTGTGGCCGACCATGCGCGTGGCCGAGCGCATCCAGCATGTGGAAACCTTCCTCGCACGCATGCGCCAGCAGCGCGACGCCGTGGTCAAGTTGCTGATGTGGGAAATCGGCAAGAACCTCAAGGATTCGGAAAAGGAATTCGACCGCACCTGCGACTACATCGTCGACACCATCAACGCGCTCAAGGAACTCGACCGCCGCTCCAGCCGCTTCGAGCTGGAACAGGACACCCTCGGCCAGATCCGTCGCGTACCGCTGGGCGTGGCCCTGTGCATGGGCCCCTACAACTACCCGCTGAACGAAACCTTCACCACGCTGATCCCGGCGCTGATCATGGGCAACACCGTGGTGTTCAAGCCGGCCAAGCTTGGCGTGCTGCTGATCCGCCCACTGCTGGAGGCATTCCGCGACAGCTTCCCGGCCGGCGTGATCAACGTCATCTACGGCAGCGGTCGCGAAACCGTCAGCGCGCTGATGGCCAGCGGCAAGATCGACATCTTCGCCTTCATCGGCACCAACAAGGCCGCCAGCGACCTGAAGAAGCTGCACCCCAAACCTCACCGCCTGCGCGCTGCACTGGGCCTGGATGCGAAGAACCCCGGCATCGTCCTGCCGGAAGTCGACCTGGACAACGCGGTCAGCGAAGCGGTCACCGGCTCCCTGTCATTCAACGGCCAGCGCTGCACCGCGCTGAAAATTCTCTTCGTCCACGAAGACGTGGTCGAAGCGTTCATCGAAAAATTCAACGCCAAGCTCGCCACCCTCAAGCCCGGCATGCCTTGGGAAAGCGGCGTGGCCCTGACGCCTCTGCCGGAGTCGAGCAAGGTGGATTACCTGCATGGTCTGGTCGCCGATGCAGTCGAAAAAGGCGCCCGCGTGGTCAACCCCAATGGCGGCGAAGCGCGGGCGTCGTTCTTCTACCCGGCGGTGCTGTACCCGGTGACGCCGCAGATGCGCGTTTACCAGGAAGAGCAGTTCGGCCCGGTGGTGCCGATCGTGGCGTACAAGCACCTGGACACTGTGATCGACTACGTCCTGGAGTCGGATTTTGGCCAGCAACTGAGTATCTTCGGCACCAACCCGGTGGCGGTCGGCCGCCTGGTGGACACCTTTGCCAACCAGGTCGGGCGGATCAACCTCAACGCCCAGTGCCAGCGCGGTCCCGACACTTACCCGTTCAACGGCCGCAAGAACTCGGCCGAAGGCACATTGTCGGTACATGATGCGCTGCGGGTGTTCTCGATCCGTACGCTGGTGGCAACCAAGTTCCAGGAAAACAACAAGGAGCTGGTCAGCGACATCATCAGCGGGCGCAACTCGAGCTTCCTGACCACCGACTACATTTTCTGA